A window from Gossypium raimondii isolate GPD5lz chromosome 7, ASM2569854v1, whole genome shotgun sequence encodes these proteins:
- the LOC105791354 gene encoding fasciclin-like arabinogalactan protein 4 — MIMVIILAFHTCQLPTRHCPLFKQSKPLPLNSFFCFFFHSQNSAKDREKESRGMAISVSISHITPITLFYLLLLLLLSSTVTTTTTSALNITSILSSFQNLTSFSSLLCSTSVAPDLTRRDPVTLLAVPNSYLSTSPSSDLTHRLPPSSLGDILRYHVLLQYFSLSDLRQIPPSGVLVTTLLQTTGRVHSNFGAVNITRDPLTNSITIQSPAPFSPSNVTVLSLIKTLPYNITILAVDSLLVPYDFNLLASETRPPLGLNITKSLIDGHNFNVAASMLAASGVVDEFEADEGGAGITLFVPTDDAFGDLPGNVKLQSLPADKKAVVLKFHVLHSYYPLGSLESIVNPVQPTLATEDNGAGSFTLNISRVNGSVAIDTGIVQASVTQTVFDQNPVAIFGVSKVLLPREIFGKDSAGVTSKPGNAVVGTTVQPPETSPSPENSAGFSGPASHLSSPPGFREEITSKGGRYRMQSCIVTVCCIGLVLVEIMKEKPCRIMAVKFLP, encoded by the exons ATGATTATGGTAATCATACTCGCTTTTCATACTTGCCAACTCCCTACTCGCCACTGTCCACTCTTCAAACAATCAAAGCCTCTCCCACTTAATtcctttttttgcttttttttccaCTCTCAGAACTCTGCAAAAGACAGAGAAAAAGAGAGCAGAGGCATGGCTATTTCAGTCTCCATTTCCCATATTACCCCTATCACATTGTTTTATTtactcctcctcctcctcctatCCTCCACcgtcaccaccaccaccacctctGCTCTCAACATAACCTCCATCCTCTCCTCCTTCCAAAACCTTACCTCCTTCTCCTCCCTCCTCTGCTCCACCTCCGTCGCCCCTGATCTCACGCGCCGCGACCCCGTTACTTTACTCGCCGTCCCGAACTCGTACCTCTCCACGTCCCCTTCCTCCGACCTCACGCACCGCCTCCCGCCGTCGTCACTAGGTGACATCCTGCGCTACCACGTCCTTCTACAATACTTCTCCTTGAGCGACCTCCGCCAGATCCCACCCTCAGGCGTCCTTGTAACCACCCTCCTCCAAACAACGGGCCGGGTCCATTCCAACTTCGGCGCCGTCAATATCACCCGTGACCCTTTAACCAACTCCATCACAATCCAATCACCGGCCCCTTTCTCCCCATCCAACGTCACCGTTTTATCGTTAATCAAAACCCTCCCTTACAATATCACAATCCTAGCCGTTGATTCCCTCCTTGTTCCCTACGACTTCAATCTATTGGCCTCTGAAACCCGGCCCCCCCTTGGCCTCAACATTACCAAATCCCTAATCGATGGCCATAATTTCAACGTCGCCGCCTCCATGTTAGCCGCTTCCGGCGTCGTCGATGAATTCGAAGCCGACGAGGGCGGTGCTGGAATCACTCTCTTTGTCCCCACAGATGATGCGTTCGGTGATCTGCCGGGCAATGTCAAATTGCAGTCACTCCCAGCTGATAAAAAAGCTGTGGTCCTAAAATTCCACGTGCTTCATTCTTATTACCCTTTGGGTTCACTGGAATCGATCGTGAACCCGGTCCAACCCACATTAGCCACGGAAGATAACGGCGCCGGCAGCTTCACTCTCAATATTTCAAGAGTCAATGGATCTGTCGCGATCGATACGGGAATCGTTCAAGCATCGGTTACCCAAACGGTGTTCGACCAAAACCCCGTTGCCATTTTCGGGGTTTCCAAGGTTTTGTTGCCTAGAGAGATTTTTGGGAAAGACTCGGCTGGAGTAACATCGAAGCCGGGGAATGCGGTGGTGGGGACGACAGTTCAGCCGCCGGAAACATCTCCATCACCGGAGAATTCGGCCGGGTTTAGTGGTCCAGCGTCACATCTTTCATCGCCGCCGGGATTTCGTGAAGAGATAACATCGAAGGGTGGAAGATATCGAATGCAAAGCTGCATTGTTACTGTATGTTGTATAGGATTGGTTCTAGTG GAAATTATGAAGGAGAAACCTTGCCGGATAATGGCCGTCAAGTTTCTGCCATGA